Sequence from the Solea senegalensis isolate Sse05_10M linkage group LG1, IFAPA_SoseM_1, whole genome shotgun sequence genome:
TCAGGTGAGACTTCATCCTCCGAGCCTCAGGTTCTCGCTTCCCTCGGCAGCCTGTTAGACGATCAACACTGGCACCGTGTTGTACTGGAGAGACGCAGCTCTCACCTCAACCTCACtgtggacaaacacactgaGAGGGTTCAAATCCCTGCTGTGTTTGACCACTGGGACATTGAACAGGTGAGGTCAAAAAGAATATTGATTATAGACATAGAACACTGTGCAGAGGTCTAGTGTGTTACATTTAGTCGGGTTCATTAGCAGAAATACACTGAACATTCTACCCACAATTATGcttgtataaaaaaatgtaatattttacaaAGAGAatgccatcttgtgctgccatgttttgccaaaaaaaatggactttttagactcaccctGCAAATTGGAAGACTATCTCCACTATATCCAAGCGTAGCGAGTACACAGTTGTAGAACAACAAAGCGAAGGACATAGTTGTCTGTCCTCTATTTGTTACAATCAGCAATTTTTTTAGTTTGAAACTACTGTAGTTTCCTCATAAAAGTAAATACTGTACTTATAATTGCACACTGACTTTGTTCCCTCACAGCTGAGTGCAGGTGCAGTCCAGAAAACAGTCTTCTCAAAGAGGAGCTTCCACGGCTGCCTGGAAAACCTGCTCTACAACGACCTCAACTTGTTAGAGCAGGCAAAGCAAAGTGACAGCAGAGTTACTCTAATGGTAAGTTTTTCATCGTGTTTTGCAGCAGTTAACAGCAGTACAATGTTACTTTATCACCTCCTTTTAACCTTTGTCTTTATATTATCTTAAAGCGGCAGTACACATTGTTAGTATTCAGAGCATTTCTTTTTGTACTGTAACTTACTGTACATTACACATCtgcatctttttcttcatcatatGGTTAGACTTAGGTTAGTGTGAGTGTAGGAGTTGACGTTAGGTCTATTATGTCAGTGATTCCCCTCCGAGACACATGGTTTCAGTCTCAGTGTTGAAATATTGGATTTACAGCTCTGATCTTGGTGCATATGCTAAATGAGTCGCCGGCTGGTTAATGAAGCCCGGACAAAAGGAGCACAGTCAGTTAAGTCGCTCACTAATGCCTCCTTATCGTGGCCATCAGGACCTTCTGATGCTTCTGCATTCACAATGAGCGGAACTGGGGGCTTTGTGCAAAGACTATTGTGAgcctttcccactcactggggttcgggaaggacgaggaggcggcgttgagggagcaaatatattggtttattgtaactgaaaataatcaatcaaacaaaacataagcagtcagctgtggctggtgtgtcagcgctctcctgcgctgcgctggtctgactctctgtgtctctgtgtctctcagtctctctctctctctctctctgtgtgtccgtgtgcggacccagcctactgcaagagaccagaaccaggttacaaacatgcttatatagctgactaattacctgattctgtccagctgtctgatcaccggctgagccactccttcctttcctccagcagccgtcgctctaaccaagccccactgccacatacCCCCACCGCCCGACTTAGGCCGGGACCCCGCCGGCCGCTAgcccactcccccccccctccgcaGAGCGGGAGAGAAAGTCAGCCACGGCCATGCGGTGCCCCGGCCTATGGATCACCTTGAACCGGAAAGGCTGTAAAGCCAGATACCAGCGAGTGATCCGCGCGTTGGCATCTTTCATGCGGTGGAGCCATTGGAGCGGGGCATGGTCCGACCAGAGGGTGAATGGGCGCCCCAGGAGATAGTAGCGGAGGGCACCGACCGCCCACCGTATGGCGAGGCACTCTTTCTCCACCGTACTGTAGCTCACCTCCCGCTGAGCTAGCTTCCGGCTAATGTACAGTACGGGGCGGTCGACGCCCTCCACCTCCTGGGACAAAACGGCCCCCAGCCCGCTGTTCGAGGCGTCggtctgcaggatgaaagggagagaaaagttaggtgtgtataaaagtggctCCCCACAGAGGGCTTGCTTAACCCTCTCAAACGCCAGCTGACACGGCTCCGTCCACTGGACCGGATCTGAGGCACCTTTTCGGGTCAGGTCGGTTAGGGGGCTGGTCAGCTCCGAGAAGGCCGGGATGAACCTCCTATAGTAACCGGCCAGCCCCAGAAACCTCCTAACCTCTTTTTTGGTCTTGGGTCTTGGGCAGGCTGCCACCGCTGCGGTCTTTTGTATCTGTGGCCGCACCTGCCCTCCCCCCAAGTGGTACCCCAAATACCGTACCTCCCTCCGTCCAACTGCACACTTCCCTGGATTGGCCGTGAGCCCCGCCCTCCTCAGGGACTCCAGCACTGCTCCCACCTGCTGCATATGCTGCTCCCaggtctcactatgaatgatgacatcatccaagtaGGCCGCAGCATATGCAGAGTGAGGCCGCAGCACCCGGTCCATGAGGCGCTGGAACGTGGCTGGGGCCCCGAACAACCCAAATGGAAGCGTTACAAATTGGTACAAACCATACGGAGTGGAGAAGGCCGTTTTTTCCCTGGACTCTAGCGACAAGGGAATCTGCCAGTAGCCCTTGGTCAAATCCAGTGTCGTAAAAAAGCGAGCCGTGCCCAGCCGATCCAGGAGTTCGTCGACCCGGGGCATTGGATAGGCATCGAATTTGGACACCTCGTTGACTCTACGGtagtccacacagaaccgtaTTGACCCATCAGACTTGCGAACAAGAACAATGGGGcaacaccagtcactgttggactCTTCTATTACTCCCATCTCTAACATAGCCTGAAGTTCTGCCTGAACAGTTTTCCTCTTATGTTCCGGCAGGCGATAGGGTCGTGAACGCACTGTCACACCCGGGGAAGTTTCTATGTGGTGGTGTATGAGGTTTGTGCGTCCCGGCAGGGGAGAGAACACGTCGGCAAACTGCCGCTGCAACGAGGCCACGTCTGCTCTCTGGCCCGGCGAGAGATGATCGTCAACGGGGACCGGCGCCGacctgtttaatttattcaccTCCGGTCCCAGCTCATCTCTCTCAATCACCGTGGTGGCCAGAGATACAGACGCcacctccctccaggctttgaggaggttaaGGTGGTAAATCTGTGTTGCTCCACCCCTGTCAGAACGCACAACCTCATAGTCAACATCCCCCACTCGTCGTGTGACCACAAAGGGCCCTTGCCACTTGGCGAGTAATTTGGAGCTAGACGATGGCAGCAATAGAAGCACTTTATCTCCCGGTGAAAACTGTCTAAGTTTAgcccctctgttgtacagccgctgttgacgttcctgggcctggagcaaattctgccgtgataactgacccagtgaatggagttttgctcgcaggtccagtacgtgctgtacctcatttttactggtgcttggacccgcctcccagttttccttaacCAGGTCCAAGACACCCCGAGGTTTCCTGCCAAACAGGAGTTCAAAGGGCGAAAAACCCGTGGAGGCCTGGGGCACCTCccgcactgcaaacaacagagggtccAACCATTTATCCCAATTACGACTATCCTCGTGTACGAACTTACGAATCATGTTCTTTAGCGTTTTGTTAAACCGCTCCACCAGGCCATCGGTCTGGGGATGGTACACACTAGTCCGGATTGAGCGGACGCCCAGTAATTCGTATAGCTCGCGTAGTGTACGTGACATAAACGATGTGCCCTGgtcagtcaggatctctttCGGGATCCCAACTCGGGAGATGACCTGAAACAGTGCCTGTGCAACACTCTTCGCTGAGATGTTGCGCAAGGGTACTGCCTCGGGATATCGTGTTGCATAGTCCACTAGAACTAACACAAAGCGATATCCCCGTGCGCTCCGGTCTAATGGCCCGATGAGGTCCATGGCAAGCCTATCAAAAGGGACCTCCATTAATGGTAATGGGCGCAAGGGCGCTTTTGGGGTGGCCGGAGGGTTGACTAATTGACATTCGCGGCAGGATGCACACCACCGACTTACATCCGCCCGAATGCCCGGCCAGTAAAATCGGGCCATGATCCGGTTCAGTGTCTTATCATATCCGAGGTGACCCGCCATGGGGTTGTGGTGAGCCGCCTGGAAAATCGTTTCTCGGCGGCTTTTTGGGACTAACAACTGGGAGAGCTCTTCCCCTGTTCGAGCGTCACGACTCACTCTGTATAAACGGTCTTTAACCACAACAAAGTAGGGGTGAGAGAGTGCTGTGTTAGGGTGAACCGGACAACCATCAATTTTCATCACTTGGTCAAAGGCGTGGCGGAGGGTCTCATCCCGAGACTGTGCTAGGGGAAAATCTTCCATGGGCGCCatctgtgccccccccccagcaGCGTCGGGATGCGGCACCTCCGCCTCACCACTAAGGACAGCACATaactcacatttccctgactTACGTGACCGCACCCTCATGGTTTCCCCTGCTAAGCTCGTAAACCCCGGCCAGTTTGTTCCCAAAATTAGAGGGTGCGTGAGGCGAGTACTAACTCCAGCCTTTActctatgtttttttcctttaaaacaaatttccagGGCCACCACCGGATAATCGTGAAtatccccatgcacacacctcaccctcacccacgaTGCCTCTAACAATGCCCCCGGTCGAACCAAGCGCTGATGGATCATGGTCTGTTCACaaccagaatccagcagagcTTGATGTGTACCCCCTTGTATACATACCGGTATACGGTACGTCCCTTCCGAACCGGGGGAGGGGGCCGGCGGCCCGGCAACCCGAACCACTTGCCCCACTTCCATGAGCGGGCACTCCGCTCTGATGTGGCCGGGCTGCCCACACCGCCAGCACACCTGCCCTGGCGTCTGAGGAGCCCCCCGGGGTGCCAGGTGATCAGACACGTAGGCTGGGCCCTGAGGGAAAGACGGCAGAGGGTAATTAGACGACCGGAGCGATGCATGctccggctgtgtgtgtgtgtgtgtgtgtgtgcgtgggtgtggtGTAGGAGCCGATGCCGCTGGGAACCTCCTCCTCGGGGCTGGAGTGGGACGGCTGGCAGGGATCGTCGCTGGCCTGGTCTCCTCCCTCATGCTCCGccggggaagagagagatggtccTCCGCGAGGACGATCGCTGCCTCGATGTTGGCCGGGCGGTGGCACTGGACCCAATTGGCTGTGGACGATGGTAACCCAGCGATGAACTgctccagcgccacctgtccaacgaCGTCCTCAGCGGAGTGGGTCCCCGGCTGGAGCCAGCGCCTCGCTgcgtccaggagctgctgcgcgTATGCAAAGGGGCGCCCGGCTTCTTCAAAGGAGAGCCCCCTGAACCGCCGCCGGTGTCCCTCCGACGTACTGCCCAGCCGGTCCAGGATGActctcctcagctgtgtgtagtCGTGACGCGCCGCCGCCGGCAGGCTGTGCGCGGCCAGCTGCGCCACGCCAGTGAGCAGGGGAAGAAGCCGaagcgctctctcctcctccggcCACCCACACGCCTCCGCCGTGCCCTCGAAGATGTCCAGGTATGCCTCCGGGTCATCTTCCGCGGTCATCCGCTGCAGGGCGACGGGCGGAGACCGTCCTCGACCGGGCTCCGGGTCGGCGCCGTGGGCAGCCGGGCGTTGCAGCAGCTCCCGCAGGAGAGCACGATCGTCCCGCTGTGACGCCGCCATGTCCGCGAGGAgctgggactgctgctgctgcagcgtggTGGTGCTCTCCTGCATCGCAGCGAGGTGCTGAAGGGCCAGCGACAGCGGAGATTGTCCTTCCATGTGTCCCTGTTCAGGCGCCACTGTGAgcctttcccactcactggggttcgggaaggacgaggaggcggcgttgagggagcaaatatattggtttattgtaactgaaaataatcaatcaaacaaaacataagcagtcagctgtggctggtgtgtcagcgctctcctgcgctgcgctggtctgactctctgtgtctctgtgtctctcagtctctctctctctctctctctgtgtgtccgtgtgcggacccagcctactgcaagagcccagaaccaggttacaaacatgcttatatagctgactaattacctgattctgtccagctgtctgatcaccggctgagccactccttcctttcctccagcagccgtcgctctaaccaagccccactgccacaacTATGAAGCATAATAACTGCGCTCTCGTGATGGTAAAGGTCTGGactgcagaaagaaaagaaaaaaaaacatgaatcctCAATAAAGAGGTGTACAGCTTCACACGCATGGCTGCACATGGTAATTGTAATGATTCCGCGGCTCCTAAGGTACTTAGGTTGGCATTTaataacacacagtaaatggtgatttaaatgtgtgaagGGAGCATCAATACATAGAAAATAAGACTGTtggtggaggagaagagtgGATGAGTCTGTTGCTGGAGTCGAGAGGTTTTTCAAggttgtttctttcttttaaagctaACGTTTGCTTTCACTCATGTCTTTCCAACAGAGATTATTGTCCATCACTTACACTGCACCACAAAGggcttttaaatgtcatgtgtgtttcCACAGTGTCATCAAGAGGACAGGCTGATGTTCCCAGTAGAGAGCTTGGActgcaatatactgtattacTGCGCCAGCTTTAGCAATGAAGTGGCAGCCATTACCACTACTCGAAAAACACACGACTGTAATAGAGATGCCAAGATATGGCAGTGCTTGACACACACCTTTTTTCATCCTTTATCTCGCTTACATCCAAGCTATAGGTGACATTGGGGGCTTTGTTTCCAGTTTGGCTCCCTAATCGTATCTTCAGCTTTGCTGTTATCATTATGGTAATACCAATGTCCTTTTTAAGGAGACTTGCTGATGAGATCCCTGCGACACGAGGGCACTTTGAGACACCCTCTGCAACtgattaatattcatgtttccatgttgtTTTATCTGTCcagtaatcatttattttcacctCCTCTATGGTTTTCTCTCCGTCTCAGGGCAATGTGACCTTTTCTTGTGCTGAGCCAATTTCCGTTGCCGTGACGTTTTCCGGCCCCCAGAGTTTTCTGCAGCTGCCTGGGGCGACTGCTCCCTCTTCAGGGGGCGTGTCCGTAGGGTTTCAGTTCAGGACGTGGAACAAGGCCGGGCTTCTGCTCACCTTTGAACTCTTGCAGCAAGGTGGAGTCGTCTGGCTGTACCTGAGTGAGGCCAGGCTCCGCCTACAGATCCATAAGACTGGCCGGGCTCTGCTGGAGCTCAGCACAGGTCAGTcaaaacactctttaaatcttCATCTTAGTGGTTACTCTTATAACTAGTTCCTACTTACTGATACTTGAACTGGTTTAGACTCTAGACTGAATCGCTTTATACACACACTTGCtttgaaatattttatatttattatacacATCTTGTACAAAAAGAATTTTAAAGTTTCACAGCATAATCTAATCCCACAAACGTATGCAACCAAATCTAAAGTTTATTTATGATTATGCAATTATTGCCATCATAAGAAACACTGAATCATGACTGTATGAAGTATGCTTTGCTTGTTGCTGCTTTGGTAGAATTACTTTAACTCACAAGGACTTGAATCCAtccacaaaatcacattttcctcTGTTATGTGTGTCAGCTACAGTTTGCTGCTGAGCAGATGCAGTGGTTTTGACGTCCCTTCCTTGATTAAGAGCGTGTTTTGATAAAGGCTCGTGGGGGTGGCACGACTGACAATATGTTCTACTAAATCTTCTAATTAATAAAATGTGCAGTCAAAGTCGCTACTATATCAATAAAAATAGCTAAATGAAAGTTGTTTTAACCAAAGATAGAGGAACAAACTGTAAAAATCAACTGACCTGAGTAGGAAACCTCTGTTATGGTCTAAGTAAACACCCAGGACTTTGGTTTGCCCCCTAATAAGTATCTGTTATCTACTGATAGTTGTTAACATTGTGTGGTGAGATCATTTTCTGTGTTAAACTGACTTTGCATGGACATATCAATGGTTAGAGTTTGTATTTGAATgacaaacatcatttattttttatagttaTGCTCTTGTAGTTTTTTAATCAGATTCCAAAGCCTTGTGTTTGCTCATCTGTAACTGGACAATCGCAGTCGCTCATTACCTTGTCTCTAATAAATTAGCTCTGAGGGAGAGAGCAAATAGTTACACAAGTACCCACAAAGTCAATTagaacccctttttttttttcttttcctgtctcCGGTGTCATCGTTGTTGCCAAAGCTCCCGTCACAAACCCTCATCATTCTTACGCTGTGCAGCTAAGAAAAATAGAGGAGATAATGAGATATTGATCAATTCGCTCAACATCCAGACTCACCAGGCTGCTGCAACATGGCGCAGGTCAATGAGTCATAGACACCTGTTCTGGACTCCTGATTTTTTTGGAAATCATCCACTCACCTCTCTTTGCCAAATCACTTTCTGGCGTTGCGTgatcatattattttaaataatgttcaCTGTGACAAACACAGGGATTCAGTTTCCAAATAGCAGCTTGGTCCCTGTGTGGCTGTGGAGTGATAGGATCATTTGATCATGACTACATGAGTGCCCATGCTTGCCCTCTTTTTCTTGGAGCAAAAATCCTGCGACATCTGCTGCGGGACTTAATTGCTCCGTGTGAAGCCATAAACACGTGAAAAAAGGGAGGGGTAATGTTTTCAGCTATTTGTGTTAATGGCTTTTTGCTTCCAAGGTTCTGCTTTGAATGATGGGCAGTGGCATTCAGTGGAGCTGGACTTCAGCGGAGGACGTCTGACCATCGCGGTGGATAAAGAGGAAGGAGGCGGCGCTCACGCCGGCTCTTCTTTCCCCGTCGCCGCAGAGAGTCGCCTCTTCTTTGGTGGTGAGAGTCAATGTGTCAACTGTATTTCTgttagtaaataaaaacatgatgtgTGAGTTTTAAGTGTCAAACAGTCATATGGTATGGTATAAAGTATTATATTACAGGGGAATAATACTGGATTCACATAGATACACATCAGATCATTTTAAGCAGACTATTAACACTTGATTACAAGTGATCTAATTAGATTTGTATGTAGACGAGttataaaaatggacaaagtcTTTTACTTGCAGAACAAAGCCCTGGTTTGAAGCAAGCCACTCATAAATGTCATCTATTTTCCTCGAAATGAGAACGTATTTTGCAAAATTGACATCAAGTTCAACGGAAGACCTGAAACTTGAAGGGgatctctctgtgttttgtgcGTTTTGTGCTCAGGTTGTCCCGCTGAGGACGACAGTCAGCAATGCAGAAACCCCTTCCACGTCTTCCAGGGCTGCATGCGTCTCTTCACTGTGGATAATCAGAACGTGGACCTGATCAAGGTTCAGCAAAAGAAGCTGGGGAACTACAGCAACCTCCACATTGATATGTGTGGAATCATCGACAGGTCAGAAAACCTTGGGATTTAACAATGCCCACATTTTCTGCACAGACCATTGAGATGCTTATTATTAGTAAATGATTGACTGATTACAACAGTGACGAGATCAAGACGTGGTCAAAGAAAacctattttctattttaaagcgattatacaTTAATACCACCATAcatatgggtagtatattcattttcttccaGTAATAAATGATATACTTTGGAACTTCACAGCTCTTTCTCCTGAGCATGAACAGACACACTTGTTTCAGATGATGCAAAACAATGTATCCATCCCTGAAACTCTCTATAGATAATGGGATGCGTTTTATTGGGTTCATTTTCCAATTTCCAAAAGTTGTTGCCGGTGTTGGTGTAGCAGGTGCTGGACATCCACTCACCCTCGGCCTAAACCGAACCCTTAATTCCACATGTTTAGGTAAAGGTGTTGATAAAACAAATCCTCAACAACCATTATAAGCATAGACTGTAATTTGAAGCCTCGAGAACTGAACTGATTGCGAACATTGACACAGTTTTACTGTTGTTCTCTTGTGAGAAGTAGAAAACTGCAGTATCCATCCTGCATTTGTTTGCTGTTCTATAACACTGTAGTTCCATTTCCCTGTGGTTAAGACATTTTCTACCAGGAAATGAAACCGACAAGGACTTAAATCCAGCGTAGCTCATGATAGACGCACATAAATTGCAGCTGTAACCTGAGCATCTGTGTTTGTAGCGGccctgtaaataaaacagaggCTTGAAACTAAATTAATTGATGCAAgggcaagtttgagacctcatGATAAGTACTTTCAGTCTAATTCATGGATTGTAAGATGATAAATGAAAGTGCAAATCACCGACGACAGCACGGCATCAGAGCAATAACTCGAGCTGCAGGAGATGAGAGAGGCACATCCAATCATTCGCTGTCCTGGTGTCACGCCAAACGGCAACGCAATTAATGAGACAATTACGACAATTACGCACCTGTCACAagagcatcacacacacagaatatcgTATAGGCCATAGATACAAAAATCAAActaatcacacattttttttcccagacaaTCTGCTCCagtaattttaattaaacatctCATTTTGTTCAGGTTTCATTAGATTACGATTCAACAACTGCAGCAAAGTTCATGCTCAGGTCCAACTGTACACTGAACAAACTACAAAAATCCTGTTTTCCAGTCAATCCAGGAAAGAAATCTATGACATGTTCTCACTGCGATTCAGCTGATTGAATTTTGGGCCCTTGGGATGTGGTGTACTGTAACGTCAGGCGGAAAATGGACTCGGCATCAGTGTGTGGTTGTACTCCAGAGCGGGTTTTCTGCAGCGCTGTGTGCGGGGAacgtgtttgagtgtgtgttttattatagCGGCCCGTACCAAAGAGCATTATTATCCAAAGCAAACACTCCATTAACAGCACAAATGGAAGTCAAACCCACAAGGAGCCTCTTTACGACGATATCAGTTCAACACCTTGTTTTATATCGGGGGTGTGGAACCTTTTTCCTTTCAAGGGCCATTTCAATTTTTATAGCGTCCTCTGTGGGCTGTACTGGATTATGGAACACATATTTCACACTAACATCTCTAATGATGGGGTTGGAACTGATTTGCGCTCGCTCTGTAGAGACGTCTGATGTCAGATGGtgttggtgatgatgatgatgatgtttcttaCAGCTGATTTTCGCTGTTTGAGCCATGTTTGGCTCGTAAGTGGCAATTTCTCCCTCACGTCAGACTCAGCAGTATGAACATAATAGTTTAGTTGGGTAACATTCATTTGGTCTGTTGATTCATCATGAGGcgaggataaaaaaaataaataaagattattcaGTATTactgagacaaacagacacttTGGAGATGTTCGACTTTGACTGTTTGCAAAGTTTTTTAAGACCACACGCTTAATGCTTGAACACAATCTGTGGTaacatgtgtaaataaaatatgtgttagCGGAGGTCATCTTATGGGTTTCTCTGCTGTCATCGTCATGACaccaagctttttttttttttattaaatctgtAAGAGCACCCTTAAGGTTTTTTCAGACTGTCACCAAAAGCTTAGGGCACAATCTGTGAGACGTTAGGAACAGCGTTCCCTGCAGAGTTATACACACTGTGATGAATGTGGTCTGTTTGGACTGaagttaaaaatgaatttgtgtGCCTCAGGATGAAACAGTGTGACTGGCctactgtgtttctgtggatTTGCAGTTTAAATGAGGCTTTTTGCGGTTTGAAAATGGATCTAACTGACAATGGGTGTTACGGCctccaaacaatgaaataaattcaTCAGTGGCTCAAATTGGAGACCTCGACATAAAAGAAGGACACCAGAAAAAAGGACGTTTTAACGGGTTTTATTAACCAACTTTTCACACAAGGAAATGAACATTCTTTAAGAAAACCATAACTGAAGTGTAATATAAAGAAGTCAGTTACTGAAAGAAAAAGGTATTTAACAAATCATAATGTGGGACTAAGGTGGGTGTCTGTCTCATGAGCTACTGAACTTGCTGGTTTATATAGCGGGCTGGTAATTGAGCGGAGTGTGCCATCCTgatgaggaaggaaagacatGGGGGTTTAGGCACAGCACAGTGATTGAATgaatgtctgagtgagtgagtgagtgagtgatgtcatggccACACTCAACCATGGCcatgtgtcacactgtgatgttttgttttagtgaGTCAGAATTcatcacattttctgtttttgataaAGAGTTGTATTCTAATGACTGGACACCAATGATCCAGCCTTGAGTCTcacatacactatatggacaaaagtattgggacACCTGACCAGTACATCAACAATGATGTTttgcatttatgaggtcaggcaacTGTGTGTTAAACTGTTCCCTGGTGCACGGAGAACACGGAAATAACTGTCACAACATGCAGAATTTACAGGACACATTGTTAAATGCAGTCCAATGTGGGCCAGTGTCCCTATACCTGAGCCTGGACCACCCACAACAAATAATGAATGAGTGTAGATTGGAGCcatttccaggtcaaaggttaagaaaaaaaaagagattttaaagggaaatgagttgtgaatggttgtttgtctctgtgtggccctgtgctGGACGGGCAACCCGTCCATGacgtaccccgcctttcaccctatgtcagcggGGATTGGCAGCAGCTGCCTCGCGACCTTCACGTGGACGATAAAGTGATAGACGAATGACTTTTTCCTCTTCAGGGCATCAACACGATAAAAAAGATGGAAAGTCTTGAAA
This genomic interval carries:
- the LOC122775615 gene encoding uncharacterized protein LOC122775615; translated protein: MEGQSPLSLALQHLAAMQESTTTLQQQQSQLLADMAASQRDDRALLRELLQRPAAHGADPEPGRGRSPPVALQRMTAEDDPEAYLDIFEGTAEACGWPEEERALRLLPLLTGVAQLAAHSLPAAARHDYTQLRRVILDRLGSTSEGHRRRFRGLSFEEAGRPFAYAQQLLDAARRWLQPGTHSAEDVVGQVALEQFIAGLPSSTANWVQCHRPANIEAAIVLAEDHLSLPRRSMREETRPATIPASRPTPAPRRRFPAASAPTPHPRTHTHTHTQPEHASLRSSNYPLPSFPQGPAYVSDHLAPRGAPQTPGQVCWRCGQPGHIRAECPLMEVGQVVRVAGPPAPSPGSEGTYRIPTDASNSGLGAVLSQEVEGVDRPVLYISRKLAQREVSYSTVEKECLAIRWAVGALRYYLLGRPFTLWSDHAPLQWLHRMKDANARITRWYLALQPFRFKVIHRPGHRMAVADFLSRSAEGGGSGLAAGGVPA